GTAGATCGAGCAGCCGTACGCCGTAGATCGCGCCGGTGGCGCCGGTGATCGCGACGATCAGCCGGCGCGGCGGCGCGCTGGGAGATGCCATCGAAAGGGCAACGGGTGGGGCGTGGGTCGGGCGCGTTAAGCGGCGGCGAACAGTTGCTGCAGTTCGCCCGACTGGTACATCTCCATCATGATGTCCGAGCCGCCGACGAATTCGCCCTTCACGTAGAGCTGCGGGATGGTCGGCCAGTTCGAGAATTCCTTGATGCCCTGGCGGATTTCGTCGTCTTCCAGCACGTTGACCGTCTTGAACTGGTCGACGCCGCAGGCCTTCAGCACCTGCACGGCACGGCCCGAGAAGCCGCACATCGGGAATTGCGCGTTGCCCTTCATGAAGAGCACGACCTGGTTTTCGTCGACGATTTGCTTGATACGTTGTTGGGTGTCCATGACTGACCTTGCTTTAGCGGGGCGTTAGATCGAAATGATAGCGGATTTCAACCGGGCGGGCCGGACATCAGCCCGGCAGGCGTCCGCCTGTGGTGCGTTCGATCGCGGCCAGATCGGCGAGCGATTCGACCGCGACGAAACCGTGCGCCACGAGCACCGCGCGTACGGCTTCGGCCTGGTCGTAGCCGTGCTCGATCCAGAGCGTGCCGCCCGGTTTCAGATACGTGCCGGCGCCCGCGACGATCGCGCGGATCGCGCTGAGGCCGTCGGCATCGTCGGTGAGCGCGCCGCGCGGCTCGAAACGCAGATCGCCCTGCGCGAGGTGCGGATCGTGCTGCGCGATGTACGGCGGGTTGCTGACGATCGTGTCGAATGCGAGCGCCGGATCGAGCGCCGTGTACCAGTCGCTCTGCAGCCAGTGCAGCGGGCCGCCGGGGCGGTGCGCGTCGAGCAGCTTGTCCGCATTGCGTTGCGCGACCGCGAGCGCGGCCGGCGAACGGTCCAGCGCCCACACGCGCGCATCGGGACGCTCGGCGGCGATCGACACGGCGATCGCGCCGCTGCCGGTGCCGAGATCGAGCACGGCCGGATGCGGCAGCCCGTCGATTGCATCGAGCGCGGCTTCGACGAGCAGTTCGGTTTCGGGGCGCGGGATCAGCACGTCGGGCGTCACGTCGAACGGCCGGCCGAAGAATTCACGCATCCCGACGAGCTGCGCGACGGGCTCGCCGGCCACGCGGCGCGCTTCGAGCGTGCGGTAGCGTTCGACTGCGGCAGCGTCGAGCGGCGCATCGCCGCGCGTGATCAGTTGCGTGCGGGTCCAGCCGAGCGCGTGCGCGAGCAGCACGCGCGCATCGACCGCGTCGAGCGGCGACGCGCG
The nucleotide sequence above comes from Burkholderia pyrrocinia. Encoded proteins:
- the grxD gene encoding Grx4 family monothiol glutaredoxin, which translates into the protein MDTQQRIKQIVDENQVVLFMKGNAQFPMCGFSGRAVQVLKACGVDQFKTVNVLEDDEIRQGIKEFSNWPTIPQLYVKGEFVGGSDIMMEMYQSGELQQLFAAA
- the prmC gene encoding peptide chain release factor N(5)-glutamine methyltransferase encodes the protein MPDTTADELLRASPLDAVDARVLLAHALGWTRTQLITRGDAPLDAAAVERYRTLEARRVAGEPVAQLVGMREFFGRPFDVTPDVLIPRPETELLVEAALDAIDGLPHPAVLDLGTGSGAIAVSIAAERPDARVWALDRSPAALAVAQRNADKLLDAHRPGGPLHWLQSDWYTALDPALAFDTIVSNPPYIAQHDPHLAQGDLRFEPRGALTDDADGLSAIRAIVAGAGTYLKPGGTLWIEHGYDQAEAVRAVLVAHGFVAVESLADLAAIERTTGGRLPG